A stretch of the Aphelocoma coerulescens isolate FSJ_1873_10779 chromosome 22, UR_Acoe_1.0, whole genome shotgun sequence genome encodes the following:
- the ZNF703 gene encoding zinc finger protein 703: MSGAPGGPRPRTPPSRGAAAAPSPRPPPADPLRQASRLPIRVLKMLSAHGGHLLHPEYLQPLSSTPVSPIELDAKKSPLALLAQTCSQIGKPDPPPSSKLNAVAAAAPAAEKEPSARPAALKPPGSGDVPAEDKSSFKPYSKGGGEPRKEGGADKAGFRVPSAACPPFPPHAAASPGGSRGASPQHPDPKGAEEKKEPEGGKPSPEGTGGALGRGAVEPGAHGEPPSGRKSEPPALPPAGHVAPVSPYKPGHSVFPLPPSSIGYHGSIVGAYAGYPSQFVPGLDPTKPGLVSSQLPGALGLPGKPPSSSPLTGASPPSFMQGLCRDPYCLSYHSASHLGSSNCSSCVHDPGSLKSGYPLVYPTHPLHSVHTTLSSSGTPSLPGHPLYTYGFMLQNDPLPHICNWVSASGPCDKRFATSEELLTHLRTHTALPGAEKLLAGYPTSGLGSAASCHLHLPPAAPGSPNTLPASLSLRSPHTLGLNRYHPYGKSHLPTAGALPVPSLPAAGPYYSPYALYGQRLTSASALGYQ; this comes from the exons ATGAGCGGCGCTCCCGGCGGGCCCCGGCCGAGGACCCCGCCGAGCCGCggagccgcggccgccccgtcgccccggccgccccccgccgacCCGCTGCGTCAGGCCAGCCGGCTGCCCATCCGCGTCCTGAAGATGCTCAGCGCCCACGGCGGCCACCTCCTGCACCCCGAGTACCTCCAGCCGCTCTCCTCCACGCCCGTCAGCCCCATCGAG CTGGACGCCAAGAAGAGCCCGCTGGCGCTGCTGGCCCAGACCTGCTCGCAGATCGGGAAGCCCGACCCGCCGCCCTCCTCCAAGCTGAACGCCgtggccgccgccgcgcccgccgccgagAAGGAGccctccgcccgccccgccgcgctgAAGCCGCCGGGCAGCGGGGACGTGCCCGCCGAGGACAAGTCGAGCTTCAAGCCCTACTCGAAGGGCGGCGGGGAGCCGCGCAAGGAGGGCGGCGCGGACAAGGCCGGCTTTCGGGTGCCCAGCGCCGCGTGCCCGCCGTTCCCCCCGCACGCCGCCGCCTCGCCCGGCGGCTCCCGCGGGGCCTCGCCGCAGCACCCCGACCCCAAGGGCGCCGAGGAGAAGAAGGAGCCCGAGGGGGGCAAGCCCAGCCCCGAGgggacgggcggggcgctgGGGCGCGGGGCGGTGGAGCCCGGGGCGCACGGCGAGCCCCCCTCGGGCCGCAAGTCGGAGCCCCCCGCCCTGCCGCCCGCCGGCCATGTGGCCCCCGTCTCGCCCTACAAGCCGGGCCACTCCGTCTTCCCCCTGCCGCCCTCCAGCATCGGCTACCACGGCTCCATCGTCGGTGCATACGCCGGCTACCCGTCCCAGTTCGTGCCCGGGCTGGACCCCACCAAGCCGGGGCTGGTGAGCAGCCAGCTGCCGGGGGCGCTGGGGCTGCCGGGCAAAccgcccagctccagcccgctCACCGGGGCCTCGCCGCCCTCCTTCATGCAGGGATTATGCCGGGACCCGTATTGCCTGAGCTACCACAGCGCCTCGCACCTGGGCTCCAGCAACTGCTCCAGCTGCGTGCACGACCCCGGCAGCCTCAAGAGCGGATACCCCTTGGTGTACCCCACGCACCCCCTGCACTCGGTGCACACCACGCTCTCCTCCAGCGGCACCCCCAGCCTGCCCGGCCACCCCCTCTACACCTACGGCTTCATGCTGCAGAACGACCCCCTGCCCCACATATGCAACTGGGTGTCTGCCAGCGGACCCTGCGACAAGAGGTTTGCCACCTCGGAGGAGCTGCTCACCCACCTACGGACCCACACGGCCCTGCCGGGGGCCGAGAAACTCTTGGCGGGTTACCCTACCTCCGGGCTGGGCTCCGCGGCCTCCTGCCACCTCCAcctcccgcccgccgcccccgggaGCCCCAACACGTTACCGGCCTCGCTCTCCTTGAGGAGCCCACACACTTTGGGACTAAACAGGTACCACCCCTATGGCAAGAGCCACTTGCCCACGGCCGgcgccctgcccgtgccctcCTTGCCGGCCGCCGGACCTTACTACTCCCCGTACGCGCTCTACGGCCAAAGACTCACGTCAGCTTCCGCACTGGGATATCAGTAG